A stretch of the Macaca mulatta isolate MMU2019108-1 chromosome 16, T2T-MMU8v2.0, whole genome shotgun sequence genome encodes the following:
- the KRT19 gene encoding keratin, type I cytoskeletal 19 isoform X1: protein MRAQSGSWRQVRASPLFPRIAASGTRVAPSVLRLAMTSYSYRQSSATSSFGGLGGGSVRFGPGVAFRAPSMHGGSGGRGVSVSSARFVSSSSSGGYGGGYGGVLAASDGLLAGNEKLTMQNLNDRLASYLDKVRALEAANGELEVKIRDWYQKQGPGPSRDYSHYYTTIQDLRDKILGATIENSRIVLQIDNARLAADDFRTKFETEQALRMSVEADINGLRRVLDELTLARTDLEMQIEGLKEELAYLKKNHEEEISVLRGQVGGWGSDLGQAQRGLGPDMPISAVSFQEISVLRGQVGGQVSVEVDSAPGTDLAKILSDMRSQYEVMAEQNRKDAEAWFTSRTEELNREVAGHTEQLQISRSEVTDLRRTLQGLEIELQSQLSMKAALEDTLAETEARFGAQLAHIQALISGVEAQLGDVRADSERQNQEYQRLMDIKSRLEQEIATYRSLLEGQEDHYNNLSASKVL from the exons ATGAGGGCTCAGAGTGGTTCCTG GCGCCAGGTGAGAGCCTCTCCGCTCTTTCCGCGAATCGCAGCGTCTGGGACCAGGGTCGCTCCGTCCGTGCTCCGCCTCGCCATGACTTCCTACAGTTATCGCCAGTCGTCGGCCACGTCGTCCTTCGGAGGCCTGGGCGGCGGCTCCGTGCGTTTTGGGCCGGGGGTCGCCTTTCGCGCGCCCAGCATGCACGGGGGCTCCGGCGGCCGCGGTGTGTCCGTGTCCTCTGCCCGCTTCGTGTCTTCGTCCTCCTCCGGGGGCTACGGCGGCGGCTACGGCGGCGTCCTGGCCGCGTCCGACGGGCTGCTGGCGGGCAACGAGAAGCTCACCATGCAGAACCTCAACGACCGCCTGGCCTCCTACCTGGACAAGGTGCGCGCCCTGGAGGCGGCCAACGGCGAGCTGGAGGTGAAAATCCGCGACTGGTACCAGAAGCAGGGGCCCGGGCCCTCCCGCGACTACAGCCACTACTACACCACCATCCAGGACCTGCGGGACAAG ATTCTTGGTGCCACCATTGAGAACTCCAGGATTGTCCTGCAGATCGACAATGCCCGTCTGGCTGCAGATGACTTCCGAACCAA GTTTGAGACCGAGCAAGCTCTGCGTATGAGCGTGGAGGCCGACATCAACGGCCTGCGCAGGGTGCTGGATGAGCTGACCCTGGCCAGGACTGACCTGGAGATGCAGATTGAAGGCCTGAAGGAAGAGCTGGCCTACCTGAAGAAGAACCATGAGGAG GAAATCAGTGTGCTGAGGGGCCAAGTGGGAGGGTGGGGAAGTGACCTGGGCCAGGCCCAGCGGGGTCTGGGCCCTGACATGCCCATCTCTGCTGTATCTTTTCAGGAAATCAGTGTGCTGAGGGGCCAAGTGGGAGGCCAGGTCAGTGTGGAGGTGGATTCGGCTCCGGGCACTGATCTCGCCAAGATCCTGAGTGACATGCGAAGCCAATACGAGGTCATGGCCGAGCAGAACCGGAAGGATGCTGAAGCCTGGTTCACCAGCCGG ACTGAAGAATTGAACCGGGAGGTGGCTGGCCACACGGAGCAGCTCCAGATAAGCAGGTCCGAGGTCACTGACCTGCGGCGCACCCTCCAGGGTCTTGAGATTgagctgcagtcccagctgagCATG aaagctgctttggaAGACACACTGGCAGAAACCGAGGCGCGCTTTGGAGCCCAGCTGGCGCATATCCAGGCACTGATCAGTGGTGTTGAAGCCCAGCTGGGTGATGTGCGAGCTGATAGTGAGCGGCAGAATCAGGAGTACCAGCGGCTCATGGACATCAAGTCGCGGCTGGAGCAGGAGATTGCCACCTACCGCAGCCTGCTCGAGGGCCAGGAAGATCACTACAACAACCTGTCCGCCTCCAAGGTCCTCTGA
- the KRT19 gene encoding keratin, type I cytoskeletal 19 isoform X3, giving the protein MTSYSYRQSSATSSFGGLGGGSVRFGPGVAFRAPSMHGGSGGRGVSVSSARFVSSSSSGGYGGGYGGVLAASDGLLAGNEKLTMQNLNDRLASYLDKVRALEAANGELEVKIRDWYQKQGPGPSRDYSHYYTTIQDLRDKILGATIENSRIVLQIDNARLAADDFRTKFETEQALRMSVEADINGLRRVLDELTLARTDLEMQIEGLKEELAYLKKNHEEEISVLRGQVGGQVSVEVDSAPGTDLAKILSDMRSQYEVMAEQNRKDAEAWFTSRTEELNREVAGHTEQLQISRSEVTDLRRTLQGLEIELQSQLSMKAALEDTLAETEARFGAQLAHIQALISGVEAQLGDVRADSERQNQEYQRLMDIKSRLEQEIATYRSLLEGQEDHYNNLSASKVL; this is encoded by the exons ATGACTTCCTACAGTTATCGCCAGTCGTCGGCCACGTCGTCCTTCGGAGGCCTGGGCGGCGGCTCCGTGCGTTTTGGGCCGGGGGTCGCCTTTCGCGCGCCCAGCATGCACGGGGGCTCCGGCGGCCGCGGTGTGTCCGTGTCCTCTGCCCGCTTCGTGTCTTCGTCCTCCTCCGGGGGCTACGGCGGCGGCTACGGCGGCGTCCTGGCCGCGTCCGACGGGCTGCTGGCGGGCAACGAGAAGCTCACCATGCAGAACCTCAACGACCGCCTGGCCTCCTACCTGGACAAGGTGCGCGCCCTGGAGGCGGCCAACGGCGAGCTGGAGGTGAAAATCCGCGACTGGTACCAGAAGCAGGGGCCCGGGCCCTCCCGCGACTACAGCCACTACTACACCACCATCCAGGACCTGCGGGACAAG ATTCTTGGTGCCACCATTGAGAACTCCAGGATTGTCCTGCAGATCGACAATGCCCGTCTGGCTGCAGATGACTTCCGAACCAA GTTTGAGACCGAGCAAGCTCTGCGTATGAGCGTGGAGGCCGACATCAACGGCCTGCGCAGGGTGCTGGATGAGCTGACCCTGGCCAGGACTGACCTGGAGATGCAGATTGAAGGCCTGAAGGAAGAGCTGGCCTACCTGAAGAAGAACCATGAGGAG GAAATCAGTGTGCTGAGGGGCCAAGTGGGAGGCCAGGTCAGTGTGGAGGTGGATTCGGCTCCGGGCACTGATCTCGCCAAGATCCTGAGTGACATGCGAAGCCAATACGAGGTCATGGCCGAGCAGAACCGGAAGGATGCTGAAGCCTGGTTCACCAGCCGG ACTGAAGAATTGAACCGGGAGGTGGCTGGCCACACGGAGCAGCTCCAGATAAGCAGGTCCGAGGTCACTGACCTGCGGCGCACCCTCCAGGGTCTTGAGATTgagctgcagtcccagctgagCATG aaagctgctttggaAGACACACTGGCAGAAACCGAGGCGCGCTTTGGAGCCCAGCTGGCGCATATCCAGGCACTGATCAGTGGTGTTGAAGCCCAGCTGGGTGATGTGCGAGCTGATAGTGAGCGGCAGAATCAGGAGTACCAGCGGCTCATGGACATCAAGTCGCGGCTGGAGCAGGAGATTGCCACCTACCGCAGCCTGCTCGAGGGCCAGGAAGATCACTACAACAACCTGTCCGCCTCCAAGGTCCTCTGA
- the KRT19 gene encoding keratin, type I cytoskeletal 19 isoform X2 has translation MRAQSGSWRQVRASPLFPRIAASGTRVAPSVLRLAMTSYSYRQSSATSSFGGLGGGSVRFGPGVAFRAPSMHGGSGGRGVSVSSARFVSSSSSGGYGGGYGGVLAASDGLLAGNEKLTMQNLNDRLASYLDKVRALEAANGELEVKIRDWYQKQGPGPSRDYSHYYTTIQDLRDKILGATIENSRIVLQIDNARLAADDFRTKFETEQALRMSVEADINGLRRVLDELTLARTDLEMQIEGLKEELAYLKKNHEEEISVLRGQVGGQVSVEVDSAPGTDLAKILSDMRSQYEVMAEQNRKDAEAWFTSRTEELNREVAGHTEQLQISRSEVTDLRRTLQGLEIELQSQLSMKAALEDTLAETEARFGAQLAHIQALISGVEAQLGDVRADSERQNQEYQRLMDIKSRLEQEIATYRSLLEGQEDHYNNLSASKVL, from the exons ATGAGGGCTCAGAGTGGTTCCTG GCGCCAGGTGAGAGCCTCTCCGCTCTTTCCGCGAATCGCAGCGTCTGGGACCAGGGTCGCTCCGTCCGTGCTCCGCCTCGCCATGACTTCCTACAGTTATCGCCAGTCGTCGGCCACGTCGTCCTTCGGAGGCCTGGGCGGCGGCTCCGTGCGTTTTGGGCCGGGGGTCGCCTTTCGCGCGCCCAGCATGCACGGGGGCTCCGGCGGCCGCGGTGTGTCCGTGTCCTCTGCCCGCTTCGTGTCTTCGTCCTCCTCCGGGGGCTACGGCGGCGGCTACGGCGGCGTCCTGGCCGCGTCCGACGGGCTGCTGGCGGGCAACGAGAAGCTCACCATGCAGAACCTCAACGACCGCCTGGCCTCCTACCTGGACAAGGTGCGCGCCCTGGAGGCGGCCAACGGCGAGCTGGAGGTGAAAATCCGCGACTGGTACCAGAAGCAGGGGCCCGGGCCCTCCCGCGACTACAGCCACTACTACACCACCATCCAGGACCTGCGGGACAAG ATTCTTGGTGCCACCATTGAGAACTCCAGGATTGTCCTGCAGATCGACAATGCCCGTCTGGCTGCAGATGACTTCCGAACCAA GTTTGAGACCGAGCAAGCTCTGCGTATGAGCGTGGAGGCCGACATCAACGGCCTGCGCAGGGTGCTGGATGAGCTGACCCTGGCCAGGACTGACCTGGAGATGCAGATTGAAGGCCTGAAGGAAGAGCTGGCCTACCTGAAGAAGAACCATGAGGAG GAAATCAGTGTGCTGAGGGGCCAAGTGGGAGGCCAGGTCAGTGTGGAGGTGGATTCGGCTCCGGGCACTGATCTCGCCAAGATCCTGAGTGACATGCGAAGCCAATACGAGGTCATGGCCGAGCAGAACCGGAAGGATGCTGAAGCCTGGTTCACCAGCCGG ACTGAAGAATTGAACCGGGAGGTGGCTGGCCACACGGAGCAGCTCCAGATAAGCAGGTCCGAGGTCACTGACCTGCGGCGCACCCTCCAGGGTCTTGAGATTgagctgcagtcccagctgagCATG aaagctgctttggaAGACACACTGGCAGAAACCGAGGCGCGCTTTGGAGCCCAGCTGGCGCATATCCAGGCACTGATCAGTGGTGTTGAAGCCCAGCTGGGTGATGTGCGAGCTGATAGTGAGCGGCAGAATCAGGAGTACCAGCGGCTCATGGACATCAAGTCGCGGCTGGAGCAGGAGATTGCCACCTACCGCAGCCTGCTCGAGGGCCAGGAAGATCACTACAACAACCTGTCCGCCTCCAAGGTCCTCTGA